In Paenibacillus sp. FSL M7-0420, a single genomic region encodes these proteins:
- a CDS encoding radical SAM/SPASM domain-containing protein, producing the protein MRVSKYNFKHRLSDDVLLIMNTLTGAVDLVEPKVARVLFNRSSDTFALNDLDPETRTLLKSRGYLTDMNEEQYVRESLETYYRSHPALQFTICPTYKCNLACPYCFQSDIHQDSPTLDLAQINEIFQAMDQMVYQQPEAAVQFELFGGEPFLARNQSQVEYILQQAIERSWPILSITNGTELGAYFPFLQKHSAHFRHMQITLDGPKEIHDQLRKYRNNSGSYDLICSNITFLLEHHIPVTVRINTGRENVRHLPEMFAGFERLQWTSSPDFSCQIAPINDNFNTGKVAGFQPESDLLKQLHVLFPDWEATRRRYKVSLGYFMEKKLRILRKAMFDTDDDHYYFDLSGCSASKRHNLVFGADGRLYPCVETVGFPDYSIGSYLQGLQLDEEKWQRWHRDIVVNDKCSHCNLAPLCGGGCVLKGSRDGELRDFESNCSDTRQYLKTYLDLHRDRLLESYCQ; encoded by the coding sequence ATGAGAGTGTCTAAGTATAACTTCAAACACAGATTAAGCGATGATGTTCTGCTGATCATGAATACATTAACCGGAGCTGTAGACTTGGTTGAGCCCAAGGTAGCCCGTGTTCTTTTTAATAGAAGCTCCGATACATTTGCATTAAACGATCTGGACCCGGAAACGCGTACCCTGCTTAAGAGCAGAGGGTACCTCACGGACATGAACGAAGAACAATATGTCCGTGAATCACTAGAAACCTACTACCGCTCTCATCCGGCCTTACAATTCACAATCTGCCCCACCTACAAATGCAACCTCGCCTGCCCTTATTGCTTCCAATCGGACATTCACCAGGACTCGCCGACGCTTGACCTTGCACAGATTAATGAGATATTTCAGGCGATGGATCAGATGGTCTATCAGCAGCCTGAGGCGGCCGTCCAGTTCGAGCTGTTCGGCGGCGAGCCCTTCCTGGCCCGTAATCAATCTCAGGTGGAGTATATTTTACAGCAGGCTATTGAGCGGAGTTGGCCTATTCTCTCCATTACGAACGGTACCGAGCTCGGTGCGTATTTCCCTTTTCTGCAGAAGCATTCGGCGCATTTCCGCCATATGCAAATCACACTGGACGGCCCGAAGGAGATCCACGACCAGCTGCGTAAATACAGGAACAACAGCGGCAGCTATGATCTTATCTGCTCGAACATTACTTTTCTTCTGGAGCACCATATACCCGTAACCGTCCGAATCAACACAGGCCGGGAGAATGTCCGGCATTTGCCGGAGATGTTCGCCGGGTTCGAGCGGCTTCAGTGGACAAGCTCACCGGATTTCTCCTGCCAGATTGCCCCGATCAATGATAATTTCAATACGGGGAAGGTTGCCGGCTTCCAGCCTGAATCTGATCTTCTGAAGCAGCTTCATGTACTCTTCCCGGATTGGGAAGCCACCCGGCGCAGGTATAAGGTCAGCCTGGGGTATTTCATGGAGAAGAAGCTGCGGATACTCCGCAAAGCTATGTTTGACACAGACGATGACCACTATTACTTCGATCTGTCCGGCTGCAGTGCTTCAAAGCGTCATAATCTCGTATTTGGTGCAGACGGGCGGCTGTATCCTTGTGTAGAAACCGTCGGATTCCCGGATTATTCGATTGGAAGCTACCTTCAAGGGCTGCAATTGGATGAAGAGAAGTGGCAGAGATGGCACCGGGATATCGTGGTGAATGACAAATGCAGTCACTGTAATCTTGCGCCTCTCTGCGGGGGCGGCTGCGTACTGAAAGGAAGCAGAGACGGGGAATTAAGAGATTTCGAATCGAACTGCAGCGATACAAGGCAATATCTGAAGACCTATCTCGATCTTCACCGGGACCGTCTGCTCGAAAGCTATTGCCAGTGA